In Actinomycetota bacterium, one DNA window encodes the following:
- a CDS encoding helix-turn-helix domain-containing protein, which produces MVADEYPPVLDAAMVSELLGMNIDTVRRLSREGILPAHRVPGGRTFKYLRDELLEWLAAQPANNPADATAEEDVHS; this is translated from the coding sequence ATGGTGGCCGACGAGTACCCGCCGGTTCTGGATGCAGCGATGGTGTCCGAGTTGCTCGGCATGAACATCGACACGGTTCGCCGGCTGTCCCGGGAAGGGATCCTGCCCGCCCACCGCGTCCCGGGCGGTCGCACCTTCAAGTACCTGCGGGACGAACTGCTGGAGTGGCTGGCCGCGCAGCCAGCCAACAACCCGGCGGATGCGACCGCCGAAGAGGACGTCCACAGCTGA